One Drosophila kikkawai strain 14028-0561.14 chromosome 3L, DkikHiC1v2, whole genome shotgun sequence genomic window carries:
- the Trxr2 gene encoding thioredoxin reductase 2, mitochondrial: protein MSLLKVLRATDLIRSHSALRWCRHTGSFPRYDYDLVVLGGGSAGLACAKEAVDCGARVLCFDYVKPTPVGTKWGIGGTCVNVGCIPKKLMHQASLLGEAVHEAVAYGWNVDDRNLRPDWRKLVRSVQNHIKSVNWVTRVDLRDKKVEYVNSMGAFVDSHTIMYYPKPGQEGDRRQVTAKYVVVAVGGRPRYPDIPGAMELGITSDDIFSYEREPGRTLVVGAGYVGLECACFLKGLGYDPTVMVRSIVLRGFDRQMSELLAAMMSERGVSFLNTTVPSSVERQSDGRLLVRYLNTTTQTVGSDVFDTVLWAIGRRGLIDDLNLGAAGVKTLNDKIVVDASEATNVPHIFAVGDIIHGRPELTPVAILSGRLLARRLFAGSTQRMDYADVATTVFTPLEYSCVGMSEESAIELHGADNIEVFHGYYKPTEFFIPQKSVRHCYLKAVAEMAGDQRILGLHYIGPVAGEVIQGFAAALKSGLTVKTLLNTVGIHPTTAEEFTRLSITKRSGRDPTPASCCS, encoded by the coding sequence ATGTCGCTATTGAAGGTGCTGCGAGCTACCGACCTCATACGGAGCCACTCCGCCCTCCGCTGGTGCCGCCACACAGGCTCTTTTCCGCGTTACGACTACGACCTGGTGGTTCTCGGAGGTGGCTCGGCTGGCCTGGCGTGCGCTAAGGAGGCGGTGGACTGCGGAGCTCGCGTGCTCTGCTTCGACTACGTGAAGCCCACGCCGGTCGGTACAAAGTGGGGTATCGGCGGCACCTGCGTGAACGTGGGCTGCATCCCCAAGAAACTGATGCACCAGGCATCGCTGCTGGGCGAGGCGGTGCACGAGGCAGTGGCCTACGGCTGGAACGTGGATGACCGGAACCTCCGACCCGACTGGCGCAAGCTGGTGCGCTCCGTGCAGAACCACATCAAGTCGGTGAACTGGGTGACGCGCGTGGACCTGCGCGATAAAAAGGTGGAGTACGTCAACTCTATGGGCGCCTTTGTCGACAGCCACACCATTATGTACTACCCAAAGCCAGGCCAAGAAGGCGACAGGCGACAGGTGACCGCCAAGTACGTGGTGGTGGCAGTGGGAGGGAGGCCGCGCTACCCTGACATTCCCGGAGCCATGGAGCTGGGCATAACGAGTGACGACATCTTTAGCTACGAGCGGGAGCCGGGGCGCACGCTCGTGGTGGGCGCCGGATACGTCGGCCTGGAGTGCGCCTGCTTCCTCAAGGGCCTCGGCTACGATCCCACAGTGATGGTGCGCTCGATCGTGTTGCGCGGCTTTGATCGGCAGATGTCTGAGCTCCTGGCCGCCATGATGTCTGAGCGCGGCGTTAGCTTCTTGAACACCACCGTTCCCAGCTCAGTGGAGCGGCAGTCGGATGGGCGGCTGCTGGTAAGGTACCTAAACACCACGACGCAGACCGTCGGCAGCGATGTCTTCGACACAGTGTTGTGGGCCATCGGACGACGGGGTCTGATCGACGACCTCAACCTAGGGGCCGCCGGAGTGAAGACTCTGAACGACAAGATCGTGGTGGACGCCTCGGAGGCCACCAATGTACCACACATCTTCGCCGTGGGCGACATCATTCACGGGCGACCAGAGCTCACACCAGTGGCCATCCTGTCGGGCCGTCTTCTCGCCAGACGCCTATTCGCCGGCTCCACGCAGAGGATGGACTACGCAGACGTGGCCACGACGGTGTTCACTCCTCTGGAGTACTCCTGCGTCGGTATGTCCGAGGAGTCTGCCATCGAACTACACGGCGCAGACAACATCGAGGTTTTCCATGGCTACTACAAGCCCACTGAGTTCTTCATCCCCCAAAAGAGCGTACGCCACTGCTATCTAAAGGCGGTAGCGGAGATGGCAGGAGACCAGAGGATCCTGGGTCTCCACTATATCGGCCCAGTGGCCGGCGAAGTGATCCAGGGCTTCGCCGCGGCGCTCAAGTCGGGCCTGACAGTGAAGACCTTGCTGAACACGGTGGGAATCCACCCGACAACAGCCGAGGAATTCACGCGACTCTCGATCACCAAGCGCTCGGGTCGCGACCCCACACCCGCCTCTTGCTGTAGCTAG